A single region of the Deltaproteobacteria bacterium genome encodes:
- the gcvT gene encoding glycine cleavage system aminomethyltransferase GcvT translates to MSLLRTPLFELHRRLGARLVPFAGFEMPVQYAGILAEHAAVRSAAGLFDVSHMGQLHLRGPGAVAALERLVSCPVASLKPGRVRYGLLCNEAGGIVDDVTVYRLAGDAFMLCVNAANVEKDWRWVVRHAGDGVSAADRSAETALLALQGPAAAAVLAPLCDVEPAGVRRFAFVEGRVAGRPALVSRTGYTGSDGFELYLDAGAGETVFEALLEAGRPHGLVPAGLGARDTLRLEAALPLYGHELDDTTSPLEAGLERFVKRGAGGFLGAEAIERRAAAGHPRALAGFVLDGRGVARAGHAILHEGRPVGRVTSGAPSPTLGKPIGLGYVPPALATPGTLVEIGIRDRGVPARIVRTPFLSS, encoded by the coding sequence TTGAGCCTGCTCCGGACCCCGCTCTTCGAGCTCCACCGCCGGCTCGGCGCGCGGCTCGTGCCCTTCGCCGGCTTCGAGATGCCGGTGCAGTACGCGGGCATCCTCGCCGAGCACGCCGCGGTGCGCAGCGCCGCGGGCCTCTTCGACGTGTCGCACATGGGGCAGCTCCACCTGCGCGGGCCGGGAGCCGTGGCGGCGCTGGAGCGGCTCGTGAGCTGCCCGGTGGCGTCCCTGAAGCCGGGGCGCGTGCGCTACGGCCTGCTCTGCAACGAGGCGGGCGGGATCGTCGACGACGTCACCGTCTACCGCCTCGCCGGCGACGCCTTCATGCTGTGCGTGAACGCCGCCAACGTCGAGAAGGACTGGCGCTGGGTCGTGCGCCACGCGGGCGACGGGGTCAGCGCGGCGGACCGCAGCGCCGAGACCGCGCTCCTCGCGCTCCAGGGCCCCGCTGCAGCGGCCGTGCTGGCGCCCCTCTGCGACGTCGAGCCCGCCGGCGTCCGGCGCTTCGCCTTCGTCGAGGGGCGCGTCGCCGGCCGGCCGGCCCTCGTCTCGCGGACCGGCTACACCGGCTCCGACGGCTTCGAGCTCTACCTCGACGCCGGCGCCGGCGAAACGGTGTTCGAGGCGCTGCTCGAGGCGGGGCGCCCGCACGGGCTCGTGCCCGCCGGGCTCGGCGCCCGCGACACGCTGCGCCTCGAGGCCGCCCTGCCCCTCTACGGCCACGAGCTCGACGACACGACCTCGCCCCTCGAGGCCGGCCTCGAGCGCTTCGTGAAGCGCGGCGCGGGCGGCTTCCTCGGCGCCGAGGCGATCGAGCGGCGCGCCGCGGCCGGCCATCCGCGCGCGCTGGCCGGCTTCGTGCTCGACGGACGCGGCGTGGCGCGCGCCGGGCACGCGATCCTCCACGAGGGCCGTCCGGTGGGCCGCGTGACCTCCGGAGCGCCCTCTCCCACCCTCGGAAAACCGATCGGGCTCGGCTACGTTCCGCCCGCACTCGCCACCCCCGGAACGCTCGTCGAGATCGGGATCCGGGACCGCGGCGTGCCGGCGCGCATCGTGCGCACGCCGTTCCTCTCGAGCTGA
- a CDS encoding HPF/RaiA family ribosome-associated protein → MADDPIVVISFKDIEADDDVRERIDTRCRALRAAFPEAARFEMTLAPDGAGHTAHLRIGGRDTHLDAHGAAIELELAAEQALDKAQSQLRTVHDKRIFTRRREARKASPKG, encoded by the coding sequence ATGGCCGACGACCCGATCGTGGTGATCAGCTTCAAGGACATCGAGGCGGACGACGACGTGCGCGAGCGGATCGACACGCGCTGCCGCGCCCTGCGTGCGGCCTTTCCCGAGGCGGCACGTTTCGAGATGACGCTCGCGCCGGACGGTGCGGGGCACACGGCCCACCTCCGGATCGGCGGGCGCGACACCCACCTCGACGCGCACGGCGCCGCGATCGAGCTCGAGCTCGCGGCGGAGCAGGCGCTCGACAAGGCCCAGAGCCAGCTCCGGACGGTCCACGACAAGCGCATCTTCACGCGCCGGCGCGAGGCGCGAAAGGCAAGCCCCAAGGGCTGA
- the gcvPB gene encoding aminomethyl-transferring glycine dehydrogenase subunit GcvPB: protein MLFERSRPGRTGYSLPDPDVPDADPAAAFDAEQLRDDLPGLPELSEVEVVRHFTRLSTWNAAVDLGLYPLGSCTMKYNPKINEALARLPGFAAAHPLQPPALAQGFLELCWRLERALAEVSGMDRVTLQPAAGAQGELAGIMMIRAYHEQRGERRSLVLVPDSAHGTNPASAALNDYRVVSIPSGRDGILHPDAVAAAMTPEVAALMITNPNTLGLFETHIAEICEIVHARGGLVYGDGANLNALLGIARPGDLGIDVMHFNLHKTFSTPHGGGGPGAGPVGVKNLLAPYLPVPVVRRLEGSEGTGFTLDYQFPRSIGRLHAHFGNAAMFVRAWAYLRSLGPDGLRRCAEMAVLNANYLLARLRGEWHVPIDRPVMHECVLSDQALKATGVTTLDVAKRLIDYGYHPPTVYFPLIVAGALMIEPTESEPREGLDQFVAALSAIAAEARSDPDRVRTAPHRTRHGRLDETRAARRPVLRWQPERPAGS, encoded by the coding sequence CTGCTCTTCGAGCGCAGCCGCCCGGGGCGCACCGGCTACTCGCTTCCCGACCCCGACGTGCCCGACGCCGACCCCGCCGCCGCCTTCGACGCCGAGCAGCTGCGCGACGACCTGCCCGGCCTCCCGGAGCTCTCCGAGGTGGAGGTGGTGCGGCACTTCACGCGCCTCTCGACCTGGAACGCCGCCGTGGACCTGGGCCTCTACCCGCTCGGCTCGTGCACGATGAAGTACAACCCGAAGATCAACGAGGCGCTCGCGCGCCTGCCGGGCTTCGCGGCCGCGCACCCGCTCCAGCCGCCCGCGCTGGCCCAGGGCTTCCTCGAGCTGTGCTGGCGCCTCGAGCGCGCCCTCGCCGAGGTCTCGGGGATGGACCGTGTGACGCTCCAGCCGGCCGCCGGCGCGCAGGGCGAGCTGGCCGGGATCATGATGATCCGCGCCTACCACGAGCAGCGCGGCGAGCGGCGCTCGCTCGTGCTCGTGCCCGACTCCGCGCACGGCACCAACCCCGCCAGCGCGGCGCTCAACGACTACCGCGTGGTGTCGATCCCGAGCGGCCGGGACGGGATCCTCCACCCCGACGCCGTGGCGGCCGCCATGACCCCCGAGGTCGCCGCGCTGATGATCACGAACCCCAACACGCTCGGGCTCTTCGAGACCCACATCGCCGAGATCTGCGAGATCGTGCACGCGCGCGGCGGGCTCGTCTACGGCGACGGCGCCAACCTGAACGCGCTGCTCGGGATCGCGCGGCCGGGCGACCTCGGCATCGACGTGATGCACTTCAACCTCCACAAGACCTTCTCGACGCCCCACGGCGGGGGCGGGCCGGGCGCGGGGCCGGTCGGGGTCAAGAACCTGCTGGCACCCTACCTGCCGGTGCCCGTCGTGCGGAGGCTCGAGGGCAGCGAAGGCACGGGCTTCACGCTCGACTACCAGTTCCCCCGCTCGATCGGGCGCCTGCACGCGCACTTCGGGAACGCCGCCATGTTCGTGCGCGCCTGGGCCTACCTGCGCTCGCTCGGACCCGATGGCCTCCGGCGCTGCGCGGAGATGGCGGTGCTCAACGCCAACTACCTGCTGGCGCGCCTGCGCGGCGAGTGGCACGTCCCGATCGACCGGCCCGTGATGCACGAGTGCGTCCTCTCGGACCAGGCGCTCAAGGCCACCGGCGTCACCACCCTCGACGTCGCCAAGCGCCTGATCGACTACGGCTACCACCCGCCGACGGTCTACTTCCCGCTGATCGTGGCCGGCGCGCTCATGATCGAGCCCACCGAGAGCGAGCCGCGCGAGGGGCTCGACCAGTTCGTGGCGGCGCTCTCCGCGATCGCCGCCGAGGCGCGCAGCGACCCCGATCGCGTGCGCACCGCGCCGCACCGCACCCGCCACGGCCGGCTCGACGAGACGCGCGCTGCGCGCAGGCCCGTGCTCCGATGGCAGCCCGAACGCCCCGCCGGCTCCTAG
- a CDS encoding DUF167 domain-containing protein, producing the protein MSGTGADLDLRRLAREALPPSGGVSFWIHVTPRAARERVGGLHGGALRLAVREPPVEGAANDACARALARALGVGRAAVGLDPCAKGRRKRVRVAGDPAALEERLRALAGLAGTGPVG; encoded by the coding sequence TTGAGCGGCACGGGCGCAGACCTCGATCTGCGCCGGCTCGCCCGCGAAGCGCTGCCGCCCTCGGGCGGCGTCTCGTTCTGGATCCACGTGACCCCGCGCGCCGCGCGCGAGCGCGTCGGCGGCCTGCACGGCGGGGCGCTGCGCCTGGCGGTCCGGGAGCCGCCCGTGGAGGGAGCGGCCAACGACGCCTGCGCCCGCGCCCTCGCACGCGCGCTCGGCGTCGGGCGTGCGGCGGTCGGGCTCGACCCCTGCGCGAAGGGCCGGCGCAAGCGGGTGCGGGTGGCCGGCGACCCGGCCGCGCTCGAGGAGCGCCTGCGGGCACTCGCCGGGTTGGCGGGCACCGGGCCGGTGGGTTAG
- the proC gene encoding pyrroline-5-carboxylate reductase, translating to MGALDGLRIGAIGAGAMGEALLGGLAAAGVPAARLRATDPDAARRDALARGLGITTGTDNGALVRESDVVLLAVKPGLVPRVLGALRKEPGADLARPLWVSIAAGVSLAKLAAELPAGTRIVRAMPNTPALVRAGATAFAANAAATSADRAVAQALFESVGVVWEAPDEGLLDAVTGLSGSGPAYVFVFLEALADAGVRAGLPREAAHRLACQTVLGAARLALESGLHPGQLKDRVTSPGGTTIAGLARLEAGGLRAAVHDAVEAATRRSRELGG from the coding sequence ATGGGTGCGCTCGACGGACTGCGGATCGGCGCGATCGGCGCCGGCGCGATGGGCGAGGCGCTGCTCGGCGGCCTCGCGGCCGCCGGGGTGCCGGCCGCGAGGCTGCGCGCGACCGACCCCGACGCCGCCCGCCGCGACGCGCTCGCGCGCGGCCTCGGCATCACGACCGGTACCGACAACGGCGCCCTCGTGCGCGAGAGCGACGTCGTGCTGCTCGCCGTGAAGCCGGGCCTCGTCCCGCGCGTGCTCGGCGCGCTGCGCAAGGAGCCGGGCGCGGACCTCGCGCGGCCGCTCTGGGTCTCGATCGCCGCCGGCGTCTCGCTCGCGAAGCTCGCGGCCGAGCTTCCGGCCGGCACGCGCATCGTGCGCGCGATGCCCAACACGCCCGCGCTCGTGCGCGCGGGCGCCACCGCGTTCGCCGCCAACGCCGCCGCGACCTCCGCCGACCGCGCCGTCGCGCAGGCGCTCTTCGAGAGCGTCGGCGTCGTCTGGGAGGCACCCGACGAGGGCCTGCTCGACGCGGTGACCGGGCTCTCGGGGAGCGGCCCGGCCTACGTCTTCGTCTTCCTCGAGGCACTCGCCGACGCCGGCGTGCGCGCCGGCCTCCCGCGCGAGGCCGCGCACCGGCTGGCCTGCCAGACCGTGCTCGGCGCGGCGCGGCTCGCGCTCGAGAGCGGCCTGCATCCCGGGCAACTGAAGGACCGGGTCACCTCTCCCGGCGGCACCACGATCGCGGGCCTCGCCCGGCTCGAGGCCGGCGGCCTGCGCGCCGCGGTCCACGACGCCGTGGAGGCCGCCACCCGCCGCTCCCGTGAGCTCGGCGGCTGA
- a CDS encoding tetratricopeptide repeat protein: MTAYTQGEAARILGISAARLRSWERNELVRPSAREGERPAYGFRDLVCVKAILVLLDHGVPLRRIRRTVEAVRERIPELDEPVTRLRVWLDGSDRVVVRHGDALYEPDGQRVIDFALAPARAEDVAPLVPPSPEGAPGPGATAPADSESALEWFERGCRLDSRPETFAEAIEAYRRAIEADPGFADAHCNLGALHHQQDRRGEARGCYERALACDEAHVEAHLNLANLDEEEERLEAALAHYRVALRTDPTRAETHLAVALLYERLALRRRAREHWRRYLQCAPAGAWAEVARKRLDERDPGASA; encoded by the coding sequence GTGACCGCGTACACGCAAGGCGAGGCGGCGCGCATCCTCGGGATCTCCGCGGCGCGCCTGCGCTCCTGGGAGCGCAACGAACTCGTGCGGCCGAGCGCGCGGGAGGGCGAGCGGCCGGCCTACGGGTTCCGCGACCTCGTGTGCGTGAAGGCGATCCTCGTCCTGCTCGACCACGGGGTGCCGCTGCGCCGGATCCGGCGCACCGTCGAGGCGGTGCGCGAGCGCATCCCCGAGCTCGACGAGCCCGTCACGCGCCTGCGGGTCTGGCTCGACGGCTCGGACCGGGTCGTCGTGCGTCACGGCGACGCGCTCTACGAGCCCGACGGCCAGCGCGTGATCGATTTCGCGCTCGCCCCGGCGCGCGCCGAGGACGTGGCGCCGCTCGTGCCGCCCTCGCCCGAGGGCGCACCGGGCCCCGGCGCGACGGCGCCCGCGGACTCCGAGAGCGCCCTCGAGTGGTTCGAGCGCGGTTGCCGGCTCGACTCGCGGCCCGAAACCTTCGCCGAGGCGATCGAGGCCTACCGGCGCGCGATCGAGGCCGATCCGGGCTTCGCCGACGCGCACTGCAACCTCGGCGCGCTGCACCACCAGCAGGACCGGCGCGGCGAGGCGCGCGGGTGCTACGAGCGCGCGCTCGCCTGCGACGAGGCGCACGTCGAGGCGCACCTGAACCTCGCGAACCTCGACGAGGAGGAGGAGCGCCTGGAGGCGGCGCTCGCGCACTACCGCGTCGCGCTGCGGACCGACCCGACGCGTGCCGAGACGCATCTCGCGGTGGCGCTGCTCTACGAGCGGCTCGCGCTGCGCCGGCGCGCGCGCGAGCACTGGCGCCGCTACCTCCAGTGCGCGCCGGCCGGCGCCTGGGCGGAGGTGGCGCGCAAGCGCCTCGACGAGCGCGATCCCGGGGCGTCGGCCTGA
- the gcvPA gene encoding aminomethyl-transferring glycine dehydrogenase subunit GcvPA, translated as MTGDLPRYVPHTPDDVREMLATIGVPGLDALFACVPEKLRLGRALDLPRAASEQEVAGELAALAARNASAETHPWFLGAGIYAHYVPAAVHALASRAEFYTAYTPYQPEISQGTLQTIFEWQTMICALSGLDVANASLYDGASAAAEAVLLALRATRRSRVVVAHGLHPHYGEVLKSYLRALDTRLEWLPCAPDGRSVPVAPALDGDTACVVVQSPSFLGPVQDLRAAAEAAHACGALLVVVVTEPLSLAMLRAPGELGADVVCGEAQSFGVPASFGGPALGFLATRERFLRQLPGRLCGETVDSRGRRGFVLTLATREQHIRREKATSNICTNQGLCLLYATIYLSLLGRRGLRKLARLNYAKAEYLKSRVRATRGLTLPLAAPGFHEVVVGVPDTGAAALARALEAGIVGGLDLAPYEPGLGPALLVCTTELATRASIDRLVERLAA; from the coding sequence GTGACCGGCGACCTCCCCCGCTACGTCCCGCACACGCCCGACGACGTCCGCGAGATGCTCGCCACGATCGGCGTGCCCGGGCTCGACGCCCTCTTCGCCTGCGTGCCGGAGAAGCTCCGGCTCGGCCGCGCGCTCGACCTGCCGCGGGCGGCGAGCGAGCAGGAGGTGGCAGGCGAGCTGGCCGCGCTGGCGGCGCGCAACGCCAGCGCCGAGACCCATCCGTGGTTCCTGGGCGCGGGCATCTACGCCCACTACGTGCCGGCCGCCGTCCACGCGCTCGCCTCGCGCGCGGAGTTCTACACCGCGTACACCCCCTACCAGCCCGAGATCAGCCAGGGCACGCTCCAGACCATCTTCGAGTGGCAGACGATGATCTGCGCGCTGAGCGGTCTCGACGTCGCGAACGCGTCGCTCTACGACGGCGCCTCGGCGGCCGCCGAGGCGGTCCTGCTCGCGCTGCGCGCGACGCGGCGCTCGCGCGTGGTCGTGGCCCACGGCCTGCACCCGCACTACGGCGAGGTCCTGAAGAGCTACCTGCGCGCGCTCGACACCCGCCTCGAGTGGCTGCCGTGCGCCCCCGACGGCCGCAGCGTACCCGTCGCGCCGGCGCTCGACGGCGACACCGCCTGCGTGGTCGTGCAGAGCCCGAGCTTCCTCGGCCCCGTCCAGGACCTGCGCGCGGCGGCCGAGGCCGCGCACGCATGCGGCGCCCTGCTGGTCGTGGTCGTGACCGAGCCGCTCTCGCTCGCGATGCTGCGCGCGCCGGGCGAGCTCGGCGCGGACGTCGTCTGCGGGGAGGCCCAGAGCTTCGGCGTGCCGGCGAGCTTCGGCGGCCCGGCGCTCGGCTTCCTGGCCACCCGCGAGCGCTTCCTGCGCCAGCTTCCGGGCCGGCTGTGCGGCGAGACGGTCGACAGCCGCGGCCGGCGCGGCTTCGTGCTGACCCTCGCCACGCGCGAGCAGCACATCCGGCGCGAGAAGGCGACCTCGAACATCTGCACCAACCAGGGCCTGTGCCTGCTCTACGCGACGATCTACCTGTCGCTGCTCGGCCGCCGCGGCCTGCGCAAGCTCGCGCGCCTCAACTACGCGAAGGCCGAGTACCTGAAGAGCCGCGTGCGCGCGACGCGCGGCCTCACGCTGCCGCTCGCGGCGCCGGGCTTCCACGAGGTCGTGGTCGGCGTGCCCGACACCGGCGCGGCCGCCCTCGCGCGCGCGCTCGAGGCCGGCATCGTGGGCGGGCTCGACCTCGCCCCCTACGAGCCCGGGCTCGGCCCGGCCCTGCTCGTGTGCACGACCGAGCTCGCGACCCGCGCGTCGATCGACCGGCTCGTCGAGAGGCTCGCCGCGTGA
- the gcvH gene encoding glycine cleavage system protein GcvH produces MADYEIPADLRYTREDEWARVEGERVTIGVTDYAQQQLGDIVNVELPAVGTAVERGEPFGVIESVKAVSDLYAPVTGEVVEANADLANHPEHVNEDCYGDGWMLSIRVADAAEIETLISAAEYRRHVEDRSTE; encoded by the coding sequence GTGGCCGACTACGAGATCCCCGCCGATCTCCGCTACACGCGCGAGGACGAGTGGGCGCGCGTGGAAGGCGAGCGCGTCACGATCGGCGTCACCGACTACGCGCAGCAGCAGCTCGGCGACATCGTGAACGTGGAGCTGCCGGCGGTGGGCACCGCGGTCGAACGCGGTGAGCCCTTCGGCGTGATCGAATCGGTGAAGGCCGTGAGCGACCTCTACGCGCCGGTGACGGGCGAGGTGGTGGAGGCGAACGCGGACCTCGCCAACCACCCCGAGCACGTGAACGAGGACTGCTACGGCGACGGCTGGATGCTCTCCATCCGGGTCGCCGACGCGGCGGAGATCGAGACCCTGATCTCCGCCGCCGAGTACCGCCGGCACGTCGAGGACCGCAGCACCGAGTGA
- a CDS encoding zinc ribbon domain-containing protein: MPIYEYLCEKCGHEFEREQRITEDPVKTCPKCRARKVRRLISRTGFVLKGGGWYSDLYSSAKPGAKEGEGAAADAKADAKPEAKPDAKADAKPGSKPSGGKKGGGKKGAKSAA, translated from the coding sequence ATGCCGATCTACGAGTACCTGTGCGAGAAGTGCGGCCACGAGTTCGAGCGCGAGCAGCGCATCACCGAGGACCCGGTGAAGACCTGCCCGAAGTGCCGCGCCCGCAAGGTCCGGCGCCTGATCTCGCGGACCGGCTTCGTGCTCAAGGGCGGCGGCTGGTACTCGGACCTCTACTCGAGCGCCAAGCCCGGCGCGAAGGAGGGCGAGGGCGCGGCGGCCGACGCGAAGGCCGACGCCAAGCCCGAGGCGAAGCCCGACGCCAAGGCGGACGCCAAGCCGGGGTCGAAGCCCTCGGGTGGCAAGAAGGGCGGCGGCAAGAAGGGCGCGAAGAGCGCCGCTTAG
- a CDS encoding DivIVA domain-containing protein, producing the protein MRLTPLDIQNHHFAQRLRGLDPEEVQAFHRLVAEDFEDLIREGERLRERIRELEARVEEMGSREELLRQTLLTAQSVSEDLRRTAAKEAEVVLAEAEVRAEKLLDAAHRRVAKLAEDIREMRTLRTRLGASVRAAIETHVAILDGLVEELPDDPILDGKVAFLAQATKAPGRRSGGPGGAAGPASGAQEA; encoded by the coding sequence GTGCGCCTGACCCCGCTCGACATCCAGAACCATCACTTCGCCCAGCGCCTGCGCGGCCTCGACCCCGAGGAGGTACAGGCCTTCCACCGGCTGGTGGCGGAGGACTTCGAGGACCTGATCCGCGAGGGCGAGCGGCTGCGCGAGCGGATCCGCGAGCTCGAGGCGCGCGTCGAGGAGATGGGAAGCCGCGAGGAGCTCCTGCGCCAGACGCTGCTCACCGCCCAGTCGGTGAGCGAGGACCTGCGCCGCACCGCCGCGAAGGAGGCCGAGGTGGTGCTCGCCGAGGCCGAGGTGCGGGCCGAGAAGCTGCTCGACGCCGCCCACCGGCGCGTCGCCAAGCTGGCCGAGGACATCCGCGAGATGCGCACGCTGCGCACCCGCCTCGGTGCCTCCGTGCGCGCCGCGATCGAGACCCACGTGGCGATCCTCGACGGCCTCGTCGAGGAGCTGCCCGACGACCCGATCCTCGACGGCAAGGTCGCGTTCCTGGCCCAGGCCACGAAGGCGCCGGGGCGCCGCAGCGGAGGCCCGGGCGGCGCGGCGGGGCCGGCCTCGGGGGCCCAGGAGGCTTGA
- a CDS encoding bifunctional 5,10-methylenetetrahydrofolate dehydrogenase/5,10-methenyltetrahydrofolate cyclohydrolase produces the protein MALARELRAELAAEVAALVAAGHRPPCLAVVLVGDDPASLSYIRGKRRACERAGMASREHDLPAGASEADVLGVVAALNRDPEVDGILVQLPLPKPLRATAVTEALDPDKDVDGLHTRNAGRLLAGLPGLRPCTPLGILEVLDRHAVPLAGARAVVVGRSALVGKPVALLLLERHATVTLCHSRTRDLAALCREADVLVACAGSPQLVKGDWIRPGAAVIDIGVNVGANGVQVGDVDFDAALGVARLLTPSRGGVGPLTITMLLRNTLAAFRARTGPGAAP, from the coding sequence ATGGCGCTCGCCCGAGAGCTTCGCGCCGAGCTCGCGGCCGAGGTCGCGGCCCTGGTCGCGGCCGGCCACCGGCCGCCGTGTCTCGCCGTCGTCCTGGTCGGCGACGACCCGGCGAGCCTCTCCTACATCCGGGGCAAGCGGCGCGCGTGCGAGCGGGCGGGGATGGCGTCGCGCGAGCACGACCTGCCGGCGGGCGCGAGCGAGGCCGACGTGCTCGGCGTCGTCGCGGCGCTCAACCGCGACCCGGAGGTCGACGGCATCCTGGTGCAGCTCCCGCTGCCGAAGCCGCTGCGCGCCACCGCCGTCACCGAGGCGCTCGACCCCGACAAGGACGTGGACGGCCTGCACACCCGCAACGCCGGCCGGCTCCTGGCGGGCCTGCCCGGCCTGCGGCCCTGCACCCCGCTCGGGATCCTCGAGGTGCTCGACCGCCACGCGGTCCCGCTCGCCGGCGCGCGCGCGGTGGTGGTCGGGCGCAGCGCGCTGGTCGGGAAGCCCGTGGCGCTGCTCCTGCTCGAGCGACACGCGACGGTGACGCTCTGCCACTCGCGCACGCGCGACCTCGCCGCGCTGTGCCGCGAGGCCGACGTGCTGGTCGCCTGCGCCGGCAGCCCCCAGCTCGTGAAGGGCGACTGGATCCGCCCCGGTGCGGCCGTGATCGACATCGGCGTGAACGTCGGCGCCAACGGCGTGCAGGTAGGGGACGTGGACTTCGACGCGGCGCTCGGGGTCGCGCGCCTGCTCACGCCGTCGCGCGGCGGCGTCGGCCCGCTCACGATCACGATGCTGCTGCGCAACACCCTGGCGGCCTTCCGGGCGCGCACCGGCCCCGGCGCCGCGCCTTGA
- a CDS encoding M48 family metalloprotease yields the protein MAARTPRRLLGTALLALAVAASGCARGADGERRMTLPGQLAPVESDRESGFAFDRELQKQIPLIHDLEVLEFVDRLGQRLVDHLGDQPFDYRFRVLPNPQLNAFAVPGGYIYLHSGTILEAGSVEELAGVVAHELGHVKGRHSARMAKDTAIPSLLATVAGLAASAAAGDPTPMLAAQAANVAIQLQYSRVYEDEADRMAVDFLSRSGMRSEGLVRFFERIQVEQRKLPPGQVPPYLYSHPQVENRIDVVRDTAQGVQPGAPPPSALERDFRAVQQRLAWLVRNRRAAMPADPHFDRAAAAPALAEAGRLAGAGRSDEALAALDAAERAHPQDPRIPYRRAELLEAQGRLGDAIAAYRRAVYLDPNQAATLLALGRAHRSAGQRREALFFLEQASFRAGPTGRARAQIDGEIERLVFPVLLDSGFATGPAAGDEATAFATHDTVLPAGARRLAWWGRLGPHWRGRASYFRVRWRAGDGEPGAAEGPGRESGHLLARRSLGDGEAARAWTLELLYGDEVVHRETIAPAGGAPAGSAPAGDEPVGGVPAGGALGGPPARGEPRGPEPPLRALQADAPGSRSSRRLRATSAQAPAGAHWR from the coding sequence ATGGCAGCCCGAACGCCCCGCCGGCTCCTAGGCACCGCCCTGCTCGCGCTCGCCGTCGCGGCGAGCGGCTGCGCGCGCGGCGCCGACGGCGAGCGCCGCATGACGCTGCCGGGCCAGCTCGCGCCCGTCGAGAGCGACCGCGAGAGCGGCTTCGCCTTCGACCGGGAGCTCCAGAAGCAGATCCCGCTGATCCACGACCTCGAGGTGCTCGAGTTCGTCGACCGCCTCGGCCAGCGCCTGGTCGACCACCTCGGCGACCAGCCCTTCGACTACCGCTTCCGCGTGCTGCCGAACCCGCAGCTCAACGCCTTCGCCGTCCCGGGCGGCTACATCTACCTGCATAGCGGCACGATCCTCGAGGCGGGTAGCGTCGAGGAGCTGGCGGGCGTGGTGGCGCACGAGCTCGGCCACGTGAAGGGCCGCCACTCGGCGCGCATGGCCAAGGACACCGCGATCCCGAGCCTGCTCGCGACGGTGGCGGGGCTCGCGGCCTCGGCGGCGGCGGGCGACCCCACGCCGATGCTCGCCGCCCAGGCCGCGAACGTGGCGATCCAGCTCCAGTACTCGCGCGTCTACGAGGACGAGGCCGATCGCATGGCCGTCGACTTCCTGTCCCGCTCGGGCATGCGCAGCGAGGGCCTCGTGCGCTTCTTCGAGCGCATCCAGGTCGAGCAGCGCAAGCTCCCGCCCGGCCAGGTGCCGCCGTACCTCTACTCGCACCCGCAGGTCGAGAACCGGATCGACGTGGTGCGCGACACCGCCCAGGGCGTGCAGCCGGGCGCTCCGCCGCCGTCCGCGCTCGAGCGCGACTTCCGCGCCGTCCAGCAGCGGCTCGCCTGGCTGGTGCGCAACCGGCGTGCCGCGATGCCCGCCGATCCGCACTTCGATCGCGCGGCCGCCGCGCCCGCGCTCGCCGAAGCCGGCCGCCTCGCCGGGGCCGGCCGCAGCGACGAGGCGCTCGCGGCCCTCGACGCGGCGGAGCGCGCCCATCCGCAGGACCCGCGGATCCCCTACCGGCGCGCCGAGCTGCTCGAGGCGCAGGGGCGGCTCGGCGACGCGATCGCGGCCTATCGCCGCGCGGTGTACCTCGATCCCAACCAGGCGGCGACGCTCCTCGCGCTCGGCCGCGCCCACCGCAGCGCGGGCCAGCGCCGCGAGGCGCTCTTCTTCCTCGAGCAGGCGAGCTTCCGCGCCGGCCCGACCGGACGCGCGCGCGCCCAGATCGACGGCGAGATCGAGCGGCTGGTCTTTCCGGTGCTGCTCGACTCCGGCTTCGCTACCGGCCCTGCCGCGGGGGACGAGGCCACGGCCTTCGCCACGCACGACACGGTGCTACCGGCCGGCGCGCGCCGGCTCGCCTGGTGGGGACGCCTCGGGCCCCACTGGCGCGGCCGCGCCAGCTACTTCCGCGTGCGCTGGCGCGCGGGGGACGGCGAGCCCGGCGCGGCCGAAGGCCCGGGCCGCGAGAGCGGCCACCTGCTCGCCCGCCGCTCGCTTGGCGACGGCGAGGCCGCGCGCGCGTGGACCCTCGAGCTCCTCTACGGCGACGAGGTCGTCCACCGCGAGACGATCGCGCCGGCGGGCGGCGCGCCGGCTGGGAGCGCGCCGGCCGGCGACGAGCCGGTTGGGGGCGTGCCGGCCGGGGGGGCGCTGGGGGGTCCGCCGGCTCGGGGCGAACCTCGCGGCCCGGAACCTCCCCTGCGTGCCCTTCAGGCCGACGCCCCGGGATCGCGCTCGTCGAGGCGCTTGCGCGCCACCTCCGCCCAGGCGCCGGCCGGCGCGCACTGGAGGTAG